The following are encoded together in the Odocoileus virginianus isolate 20LAN1187 ecotype Illinois chromosome 28, Ovbor_1.2, whole genome shotgun sequence genome:
- the KCNK7 gene encoding potassium channel subfamily K member 7, whose amino-acid sequence MGALRPWARYGLLAVAHLLALGLGATVLQALEGPPALRLQANLRAELATFQAEFGDCLPPGALEELLGTALVAQAHGVSSLGNDSEARNWDLPSALLFTASLLTTTGYGHMAPLSAGGKAFCVAYAALGLPASLALVAALRHCLAPLLSRPGAWAATRWQLTPPGAALLQAVALGLLVVGVFVLLPALVLWGVQGDCSLLEAIYFCFSSLSTIGLGDLLPGRGSGLHPALYHLGQFALLGYLLLGLLAMLLTVETFSELPQVRAMVKFFGSSGPVNAEDEGAIIGQDELALSTMPPSAAAPVQAPAC is encoded by the exons ATGGGGGCTCTAAGGCCCTGGGCCCGATACGGGCTACTGGCTGTGGCCCACCTGCTGGCCTTGGGGCTTGGGGCCACAGTGCTCCAAGCCCTGGAGGGGCCTCCAGCCCTTCGGCTCCAGGCTAACCTCAGGGCCGAGCTGGCCACCTTTCAGGCAGAGTTCGGAGACTGCCTGCCACCTGGGGCGCTGGAAGAGCTGCTGGGCACCGCCCTGGTAGCCCAGGCCCATGGGGTTTCCAGCCTGGGCAATGACTCCGAGGCCAGGAACTGGGATCTGCCCTCAGCCCTGCTCTTCACTGCCAGCCTCCTCACCACCACGG GTTACGGCCACATGGCCCCGCTATCAGCTGGTGGAAAGGCCTTCTGTGTGGCCTACGCGGCCCTGGGGCTGCCGGCCTCCTTAGCCCTTGTGGCTGCCCTGCGccactgcctggctcctctgctcaGCCGCCCCGGGGCCTGGGCAGCCACCCGCTGGCAGCTGACGCCGCCCGGGGCTGCGCTGCTGCAGGCAGTTGCACTGGGCCTGCTGGTGGTTGGTGTCTTCGTGCTGCTGCCAGCACTGGTGCTGTGGGGTGTACAGGGCGACTGCAGCCTGCTGGAggccatctacttctgcttcagctCCCTCAGCACCATTGGCCTGGGGGACCTGCTGCCGGGCCGCGGCAGTGGCCTGCACCCGGCGCTTTACCACCTCGGCCAGTTTGCGCTTCTGG GTTACTTGCTGCTGGGGCTCCTGGCCATGCTGCTGACCGTGGAGACCTTCTCGGAGCTGCCCCAGGTCCGTGCCATGGTGAAGTTCTTCGGGTCCAGCGGCCCTGTGAATGCTGAGGACGAAGGTGCCATCATAGGCCAGGACGAACTGGCTCTGAGCACCATGCCACCCTCAGCGGCGGCCCCAGTACAGGCCCCAGCTTGCTGA
- the MAP3K11 gene encoding mitogen-activated protein kinase kinase kinase 11 has product MEPLKNLFLKSPLGSWNSGGSGGSGGGGGGWPEGSPKAAAYANPVWTALFDYEPSGQDELALRKGDRVEVLSRDAAISGDEGWWAGQVGGQVGIFPSNYVSRGGGPPPCEMASFQELRLEEVIGIGGFGKVYRGSWRGELVAVKAARQDPDEDISVTAESVRQEARLFAMLAHPNIIALKAVCLEEPNLCLVMEYAAGGPLSRALAGRRVPPHVLVNWAVQIARGMHYLHCEALVPVIHRDLKSNNILLLQPIEGDDMEHKTLKITDFGLAREWHKTTQMSAAGTYAWMAPEVIKASTFSKGSDVWSFGVLLWELLTGEVPYRGIDCLAVAYGVAVNKLTLPIPSTCPEPFAQLMADCWAQDPHRRPDFASILQQLEALEAQVLREMPRDSFHSMQEGWKREIQGLFDELRAKEKELLSREEELTRAAREQRSQAEQLRRREHLLAQWELEVFERELTLLLQQVDRERPHVRRRRGTFKRSKLRARDGGERISMPLDFKHRITVQASPGLDRRRNVFEVGAGDSPTFPRFRAIQLEPAEPGQAWGRQSPRRLEDSSNGERRACWAWGPSSPKPGEAQNGRRRSRMDEATWYLDSDDSSPLGSPSTPPMLNGNLPRPSPEPEEPRRPGLTERGSGSGTPKLIQRALLRGTALLASLGLGRDLQPPGGSGRERGEQPSPTPPRSSLPTPSPAEPPPSPLIRFSSETPETPASPLSPDSSGPPAPAPPLLLELGVPAAGQPSAKSRRREEERRASAVSPPPGISRSAPGTPGTPRSPPLGLISRPRPSPLRSRIDPWSFVSAGPRPSPLPSPQPAPRRAPWTLFPDSDPFWDSPPANPFRGGPQDCRAQTKDVGAQAPWAPEAGP; this is encoded by the exons ATGGAGCCCTTGAAGAACCTCTTCCTCAAGAGCCCACTGGGGTCATGGAACAGCGGTGGCAGTGGGGGCagcgggggcggcggcggaggTTGGCCAGAGGGGTCCCCGAAGGCGGCAGCTTATGCTAACCCTGTGTGGACAGCCCTGTTTGACTACGAGCCCAGTGGGCAGGACGAGCTGGCCCTGCGGAAGGGCGACCGTGTGGAGGTGCTATCCCGGGATGCAGCTATCTCAGGCGATGAGGGCTGGTGGGCGGGCCAGGTGGGCGGCCAGGTGGGCATCTTTCCGTCCAACTATGTGTCTCGGGGCGGCGGTCCGCCCCCCTGCGAGATGGCCAGCTTCCAGGAGCTGCGGCTGGAGGAGGTGATTGGCATCGGTGGCTTCGGCAAGGTCTACCGGGGCAGCTGGCGGGGCGAGCTGGTGGCTGTGAAGGCTGCCCGCCAGGACCCAGACGAGGACATCAGCGTGACAGCTGAGAGTGTGCGACAGGAGGCCCGGCTTTTCGCCATGCTGGCGCACCCCAACATCATTGCCCTCAAGGCCGTGTGCCTGGAGGAGCCCAACCTGTGCCTGGTGATGGAGTACGCTGCCGGTGGGCCCCTCAGCCGTGCCCTGGCTGGCCGGCGTGTGCCCCCCCATGTGCTTGTCAACTGGGCTGTGCAAATTGCCCGTGGGATGCACTACCTGCACTGCGAGGCCCTGGTGCCTGTCATCCACCGAGACCTCAAGTCCAACAACA TTCTGCTGCTGCAGCCTATTGAAGGTGATGACATGGAGCACAAGACCCTGAAGATCACTGACTTCGGCCTGGCCCGTGAGTGGCACAAAACCACGCAAATGAGTGCTGCAGGCACCTATGCCTGGATGGCTCCTGAGGTTATCAAGGCCTCCACCTTCTCCAAAGGCAGCGATGTCTGGAG CTTTGGGGTGCTGCTGTGGGAACTGCTGACTGGGGAGGTACCCTATCGTGGCATCGACTGCCTTGCTGTAGCCTATGGTGTGGCCGTGAACAAGCTCACACTGCCCATTCCATCCACCTGCCCGGAGCCCTTCGCACAACTCATGGCCG ACTGCTGGGCGCAGGACCCCCACCGCAGGCCCGACTTCGCCTCCATCCTTCAGCAGTTGGAGGCGCTGGAGGCGCAGGTGCTACGGGAAATGCCGCGGGACTCCTTCCATTCCATGCAGGAAGGCTGGAAGCGCGAGATCCAAGGGCTTTTCGACGAGCTGCGGGCCAAAGAAAAG GAACTACTGAGCCGCGAGGAGGAGCTGACCCGCGCGGCGCGTGAGCAGCGCTCACAAGCAGAGCAGCTGCGGCGGCGCGAGcacctgctggctcagtgggagCTGGAGGTGTTTGAGCGAGAGTTGACGCTGTTACTGCAGCAAGTCGATCGCGAGCGGCCGCACGTTCGCCGCCGACGCGGAACCTTCAAGCGCAGCAAACTCCGCGCGCGCGACGGCGGGGAGCGTATCAGCATGCCACTCG ACTTCAAACACCGCATCACCGTGCAGGCCTCGCCTGGCCTGGACAGGAGGAGGAACGTCTTCGAGGTCGGGGCTGGGGACTCTCCCACCTTCCCCCGGTTCCGGGCCATCCAGT TGGAGCCTGCAGAACCAGGCCAGGCGTGGGGCCGACAGTCCCCGAGACGTCTAGAGGACTCAAGCAATGGAGAGCGCCGAGCATGCTGGGCCTGGGGTCCCAGCTCCCCcaagcctggagaagcccagaaCGGGAG GAGAAGGTCCCGCATGGATGAAGCCACGTGGTACCTGGATTCAGATGACTCATCCCCACTAGGATCTCCTTCCACACCCCCAATGCTCAATG GTAACCTCCCGCGGCCGAGCCCGGAGCCCGAGGAGCCCCGGCGGCCTGGCCTCACCGAACGCGGCAGTGGCTCCGGGACGCCCAAGCTGATCCAACGCGCGCTGCTGCGCGGCACCGCCCTGCTcgcctctctgggcctcggccGGGACTTGCAACCCCCAGGGGGCTCGGGCCGAGAGCGCGGAGAGCAGCCCTCGCCAACACCGCCCCGCTCGTCGTTGCCCACCCCGTCCCCTGCCGAgccgcccccctccccgctcatccgcttctcctccgaGACGCCCGAAACTCCAGCCTCCCCGCTGAGCCCCGACTCCTCCGGCCCGCCCGCCCCTGCGCCACCCCTGCTGCTGGAGCTGGGTGTCCCCGCCGCGGGGCAGCCCTCAGCTAAGAGCCGCCGGCGCGAAGAGGAGAGGCGCG CCAGCGCCGTCTCGCCGCCGCCGGGGATATCACGCTCTGCTCCTGGCACCCCAGGGACCCCGCGCTCGCCGCCTCTGGGCCTCATCAGTCGACCTCGGCCCTCACCCCTCCGCAGCCGCATTGACCCGTGGAGCTTCGTGTCCGCCGGGCCACGGCCTTCGCCCCTGCCCTCGCCACAGCCTGCGCCCCGCCGGGCACCCTGGACCTTGTTCCCAGACTCAGACCCCTTCTGGGACTCTCCGCCTGCCAACCCCTTCCGAGGGGGCCCTCAGGACTGCAGGGCGCAAACCAAAGACGTTGGTGCCCAGGCCCCGTGGGCGCCAGAGGCAGGGCCCTGA